Proteins from a genomic interval of Watersipora subatra chromosome 10, tzWatSuba1.1, whole genome shotgun sequence:
- the LOC137407256 gene encoding uncharacterized protein, whose product MVLMRSVDQRSVDQRSVDQRSVDQRSVDQRSVDQRSVDQRSVDQRSVDQRSRYRDSSRSSRDSSVDRYNRKWHVKSKDGQSPKSDDECYNCGSRDDRLRICSAAKCFVCNRKGHTSIDCKKNGTKNSQKSEDMYLPDPLSRSNSNTCGETKSKSDSIKAYVHNIVSSNTHTDVREETVVSAMTNDESENSVFIVSVDYYSKWIEALPMASQVPGAIIVGMGD is encoded by the exons aTGGTACTAATGAGGTCAGTTGATCAGAGGTCAGTTGATCAGAGGTCAGTTGATCAGAGGTCAGTTGATCAGAGGTCAGTTGATCAGAGGTCAGTTGATCAGAGGTCAGTTGATCAGAGGTCAGTTGATCAGAGGTCAGTTGATCAGAG GAGCAGGTATAGAGACTCTAGTAGGTCTTCAAGAGACTCTAGCGTTGATAGGTATAACCGCAAATGGCATGTTAAATCTAAGGATGGACAGTCACCTAAGAGTGAtgatgaatgttacaactgtggtaGTAGAGATGACAGGCTACGTATTTGCTCTGCAGCTAAATGTTTTGTTTGCAACAGGAAAGGTCATACTAGTATTGACTGTAAGAAAAATGGCACCAAGAATTCTCAGAAAA GTGAGGATATGTATTTACCTGATCCGTTGAGTCGCTCTAACAGCAATACGTGTGGTGAGACTAAGTCTAAGAGTGACTCGATAAAAGCTTATGTGCACAACATAGTCTCTTCCAACACACATACAGATGTGAGGGAGGAGACTGTGGTCAGCGCTATGACTAATGACGAGTCTG AGAACAGCGTGTTCATAGTGTCAGTTGACTATTACTCCAAATGGATAGAGGCGTTACCCATGGCCTCACAAGTACCTGGAGCAATAATTGTTGGTATGGGAGATTAA